In one window of Maribacter dokdonensis DSW-8 DNA:
- a CDS encoding SulP family inorganic anion transporter codes for MQKYLNIFDFKQKVDYKNEILAGLTVAMTMIPESLMFAILAGFSPLVGLYGAFIMGLVTSIFGGRPGLISGGAGATVVVLMALMNSHGLEYVFGAVALAGVIQMIIGFLKLGKFIRLVPQPVMFGFVNGLAIIIFMAQMDQFKVGVGDAAVWLTGPAMYTMLGLVLFTIAIIVFVPKLTKAVPASLIGIIVVFLIVYFFNIDTKQVVDIINQDTLPGEELKSLSGTLPTFHIPQIPFTFEDFKIILPYGLIMAAVGLTEGLLTLNLVDEITGTKGNSNRECVAQGGANILNGFFGGMGGCPMIAQTLVNLSAGSRARLSGIIASLTILLIILFGAPVIELVPIAALVGVMVMVSVGTFEWASFKALRRMPKSDIFVMILVTLITVFLHNLALAVLIGVIISALVFAWESAKRIRARKHIDENGVKHYEIYGPLFFGSTTLFNEKFDVQGDPDHIIIDFKESRVSDMSGIEALNKITERYAQVGKKVLLRHLSKDCIRLLANADDIIDVNVMEDPTYKVMVDKPLAKKKDKDPETQNPFKLWGL; via the coding sequence ATGCAGAAGTACCTTAATATATTCGATTTTAAACAGAAGGTAGACTATAAAAATGAAATCTTAGCAGGATTAACGGTTGCAATGACAATGATTCCTGAGTCATTGATGTTTGCAATTCTTGCAGGATTTTCACCCTTGGTAGGTTTGTACGGCGCATTTATTATGGGCTTGGTCACATCTATTTTTGGAGGAAGACCCGGACTAATTTCTGGTGGCGCGGGTGCAACTGTGGTAGTACTTATGGCCTTAATGAATTCCCACGGACTAGAATATGTTTTTGGGGCGGTTGCTTTGGCAGGTGTTATTCAAATGATAATTGGCTTTTTAAAGCTCGGTAAATTTATTCGTCTAGTGCCACAGCCTGTAATGTTCGGGTTTGTTAATGGTTTGGCCATCATTATTTTTATGGCCCAGATGGATCAATTTAAAGTAGGTGTGGGTGATGCTGCGGTTTGGCTTACGGGACCTGCAATGTATACCATGTTAGGTTTGGTGTTATTTACAATTGCAATAATTGTTTTTGTTCCAAAGCTTACAAAGGCGGTACCGGCATCTTTAATTGGAATTATTGTTGTGTTTTTAATAGTATATTTTTTCAATATTGATACCAAGCAGGTAGTTGATATCATTAATCAAGATACATTACCAGGAGAGGAACTAAAGTCGCTAAGTGGAACATTACCTACTTTTCACATACCGCAAATTCCATTTACGTTTGAGGACTTCAAAATTATTTTGCCTTATGGATTAATAATGGCGGCAGTTGGTTTAACCGAAGGGCTGCTAACTTTAAACTTGGTAGATGAAATTACCGGTACAAAAGGTAATAGTAACAGAGAATGTGTTGCGCAAGGTGGTGCCAATATATTAAACGGTTTCTTTGGTGGAATGGGTGGTTGTCCAATGATAGCGCAAACATTGGTTAACCTATCTGCAGGTTCTAGGGCAAGGTTGTCTGGTATAATTGCTTCGTTGACCATATTGTTGATCATACTTTTTGGCGCGCCGGTAATAGAACTTGTGCCAATAGCTGCATTGGTTGGGGTTATGGTCATGGTTTCAGTGGGAACGTTTGAATGGGCAAGTTTCAAAGCATTGAGAAGAATGCCTAAATCAGATATTTTTGTAATGATATTGGTTACTTTGATTACGGTGTTTTTGCACAATTTAGCATTAGCGGTATTAATCGGTGTTATTATTTCTGCACTGGTATTCGCTTGGGAAAGTGCCAAAAGAATTAGAGCTAGAAAACACATAGATGAAAACGGAGTAAAACATTATGAAATTTATGGTCCGTTATTCTTTGGCTCTACAACCCTTTTCAATGAAAAATTTGATGTTCAAGGTGATCCAGACCATATTATTATAGATTTTAAGGAAAGCCGTGTTTCTGATATGAGTGGTATAGAGGCATTGAACAAAATTACAGAACGTTACGCCCAAGTAGGTAAGAAAGTTTTATTGCGCCATTTGAGTAAGGACTGTATTCGCTTATTAGCAAATGCAGATGATATTATAGACGTAAATGTAATGGAAGATCCTACGTATAAAGTAATGGTTGATAAACCTCTGGCTAAGAAAAAGGATAAGGATCCGGAAACCCAAAACCCTTTTAAATTATGGGGTTTGTAG
- a CDS encoding arsenate reductase family protein produces the protein MKKIYHLSTCSTCQRIIKDLQPLVDFELQDIKTQPITNDQLEQMHSLSNSYEALFSKRAVLYRERNLKEQELSEDDFKSLILEQYTFLKRPVIIVDDQIFIGNSKKVVEAAKKAIHS, from the coding sequence ATGAAAAAAATATATCACTTAAGCACTTGTTCTACGTGCCAACGCATTATTAAAGACCTACAACCCCTTGTTGATTTTGAACTGCAGGATATAAAAACCCAGCCTATAACTAATGACCAATTAGAGCAAATGCACAGCTTATCAAACAGCTACGAAGCATTATTTAGTAAAAGAGCGGTATTATACCGTGAGAGAAATTTAAAAGAACAAGAGCTCTCAGAAGATGACTTTAAAAGTCTAATTCTAGAACAATATACTTTTCTAAAAAGACCTGTGATCATTGTAGACGACCAAATTTTTATTGGTAACAGTAAAAAAGTGGTTGAAGCCGCTAAAAAGGCAATACATTCGTGA
- a CDS encoding DMT family transporter, producing MNKRLLAILAAIGATTIYALNHTIAKGVMPHYVQPFGFIILRVLGAAILFWLISPLGPKERIDPKDYVRMLICALLGMAMNMLVFFKGLSLSTPINSSVLITTSPIIVLILSAIILKEKISARKVIGIVIGLLGALGLILFATEVRQDAPNIPLGNFLIFLNSMFYGSYLVLVKVLICKYHPFTFMKWLFSLGVLICLPFGFEEFMDISWSTLPFEAYFGIGFVILGTTFCTYLFNIFALTQLKASTLSAFVYVQPLVGIAYAVLTGQDTITTVKIVAACFVLLGVYLSSKKPKKQQLQEH from the coding sequence GTGAACAAGCGATTACTAGCTATACTTGCAGCCATTGGTGCCACTACTATATATGCATTGAACCATACGATTGCAAAGGGGGTAATGCCTCATTATGTACAACCTTTTGGTTTTATTATTTTAAGAGTTTTAGGTGCTGCCATTTTATTTTGGCTGATTTCTCCATTAGGACCAAAAGAACGTATTGATCCAAAAGATTATGTACGCATGCTCATCTGTGCACTATTGGGCATGGCAATGAATATGTTAGTATTTTTTAAAGGATTATCACTTTCAACTCCCATTAATAGTTCAGTACTCATTACCACTTCACCAATTATAGTACTGATTTTATCAGCCATCATTTTAAAGGAAAAAATATCTGCCAGAAAAGTTATTGGCATTGTAATAGGATTGCTAGGTGCCTTAGGGCTAATCTTATTTGCTACAGAAGTTAGACAAGATGCGCCTAATATTCCATTAGGCAATTTTTTGATTTTTCTGAACTCTATGTTTTATGGCTCTTATCTTGTATTGGTAAAAGTGCTTATTTGTAAATATCACCCATTTACCTTTATGAAGTGGCTCTTCTCATTAGGGGTACTAATATGTCTACCGTTCGGTTTTGAAGAATTTATGGATATATCGTGGAGCACACTGCCTTTTGAAGCATATTTTGGTATTGGCTTCGTTATTTTAGGAACTACCTTTTGTACGTATCTATTTAACATATTTGCCCTAACACAACTAAAGGCATCAACCTTAAGTGCCTTTGTATACGTACAACCTTTGGTGGGTATTGCTTATGCGGTACTTACTGGACAAGATACTATTACTACCGTAAAAATTGTTGCCGCATGTTTTGTACTGCTTGGAGTTTATCTATCCAGTAAAAAACCAAAAAAACAACAACTTCAAGAACATTAA
- a CDS encoding phytanoyl-CoA dioxygenase family protein translates to MKQTKNNVEQGNKAHVDIPGNPSTATSSKQKLNDRTNGKPLRVLSEDDWKFWKENGYVVVKNAVPLDQAKATAGFLWKFDEKDPNDKSTWYAAPRAEMQMKELTGTGMVEVYNHQHMWNNRQTQKVYDAFVDVWGTEKLWVTIDRANLNFPLPEGVDKKGFIHWDYDPETKPQNVQGVLALADQEDENMGGFQCIPWLYRNYDSWKLAQPNDRDRFKPSLKGLEDKIVKVKMKAGDLLIFNSTEPHGIRPNKSKDKVRIAQYISMMPAEPENQALKNWRINSWKNRVAPEGFAFPGDPRKWEQTKYETAKLSPLGEKLLGLKDW, encoded by the coding sequence ATGAAACAGACAAAAAATAATGTAGAGCAAGGCAACAAAGCTCATGTGGATATACCAGGAAATCCGTCTACGGCAACTAGTAGTAAACAGAAACTAAATGATCGTACCAATGGAAAGCCGCTTCGTGTACTCAGTGAAGATGATTGGAAATTTTGGAAAGAGAACGGCTATGTGGTAGTTAAAAATGCAGTTCCGTTGGATCAGGCTAAGGCTACTGCAGGTTTTCTTTGGAAGTTCGATGAAAAAGATCCCAATGACAAATCTACATGGTATGCAGCTCCAAGGGCAGAAATGCAAATGAAAGAGCTAACAGGTACAGGTATGGTTGAGGTATACAATCATCAACATATGTGGAACAATAGGCAAACACAAAAGGTCTATGATGCATTTGTAGACGTTTGGGGAACAGAAAAACTATGGGTAACCATTGATCGTGCAAATTTGAATTTTCCATTGCCGGAAGGTGTAGATAAAAAGGGATTTATTCATTGGGATTATGATCCAGAAACAAAGCCCCAGAATGTTCAGGGTGTTTTGGCCCTTGCAGATCAAGAAGATGAGAATATGGGCGGTTTTCAGTGTATACCCTGGCTATATAGAAATTATGATTCATGGAAACTGGCCCAGCCCAATGACCGAGATCGATTTAAACCCAGTTTAAAAGGATTGGAAGATAAAATTGTAAAAGTAAAAATGAAAGCGGGCGATCTTTTGATTTTCAATAGTACAGAACCTCATGGTATACGACCCAATAAATCTAAAGATAAAGTTAGAATAGCGCAGTATATTTCAATGATGCCCGCTGAGCCAGAAAACCAGGCTCTTAAGAATTGGAGAATAAACTCTTGGAAAAATAGGGTAGCGCCAGAAGGCTTTGCATTTCCTGGCGACCCAAGAAAATGGGAGCAGACTAAATATGAAACTGCAAAATTATCGCCATTGGGAGAGAAGCTTTTAGGATTAAAAGACTGGTAA
- a CDS encoding c-type cytochrome — MRKLFTLLVLGSMIMSCGEKKEEKKEGFEMNRTKKETKKETATEGVPVDLDNKGVGPITSVTFDDAVNEDMAAAGKEKFQAICTACHMAEQRMIGPALKGVYERRSPEWVMNMIINPDKMLKEDPIAKALLKEYNNAIMLNQNLNEEEARNIAEYLRTL; from the coding sequence ATGCGCAAATTATTCACTTTATTAGTTCTTGGCTCCATGATAATGAGTTGTGGTGAAAAGAAGGAAGAGAAAAAAGAAGGTTTTGAAATGAACAGGACCAAAAAAGAAACTAAAAAAGAAACAGCAACTGAAGGTGTGCCTGTTGATTTAGATAATAAAGGTGTTGGTCCTATAACCAGTGTTACTTTTGACGATGCTGTTAATGAAGATATGGCTGCTGCCGGTAAAGAAAAATTTCAAGCTATCTGTACTGCATGTCATATGGCAGAACAACGTATGATCGGACCTGCGTTAAAAGGGGTTTACGAGCGTAGAAGTCCTGAGTGGGTTATGAACATGATCATCAATCCAGATAAAATGTTAAAAGAAGACCCTATTGCCAAAGCATTATTGAAAGAATACAATAATGCCATAATGCTAAATCAGAATTTAAACGAAGAAGAGGCTCGTAATATAGCAGAATACTTACGTACGTTATAA
- a CDS encoding YheT family hydrolase — MPLVHSSYNPPLFFKNGHISTIYAGLIRKVNDLEQIRIRIDLPDTDFLDLDWSYASTPSKKLVIIIHGLEGSSKRAYIKGSAKILSKAGYDVCAINLRGCSGATNKLYRSYHSGATDDLRSVITHITQLDEYHSIYLHGFSLGGNLLLKYLGEKRDVPNTIKGAVAISVPCQLADSLEQLLQFKNAIYAKRFKGNLIQKLKLKQQLFPDHISNTDIENIKTLKDFDDIYTSRAHGFKDALDYYTQSSSLQFLKYIKVPTLIINALNDSFLGKDCYPINTAKNNKNIFLEMPKYGGHVGFYGKNNFTYSEKRTLEFLDSIT, encoded by the coding sequence ATGCCCTTAGTACACTCTTCATATAACCCGCCATTATTTTTTAAAAATGGGCATATTTCAACTATTTATGCAGGGTTAATTAGAAAAGTTAATGATTTAGAGCAAATACGAATTCGTATTGATTTGCCCGATACAGATTTTTTAGATTTAGATTGGAGCTATGCTTCAACACCTTCAAAAAAACTGGTCATTATTATTCATGGATTGGAAGGAAGCTCAAAAAGGGCCTATATAAAAGGTAGCGCAAAGATATTGTCTAAAGCTGGTTATGATGTTTGCGCTATAAACCTAAGAGGGTGTAGCGGTGCAACCAATAAACTCTACCGCTCATATCATTCTGGCGCTACAGATGATTTACGATCGGTGATAACACATATTACTCAATTAGATGAATACCACAGCATTTATCTACATGGCTTTAGCCTAGGCGGTAACCTTCTTCTTAAATATTTGGGGGAAAAAAGAGATGTCCCTAACACCATAAAAGGTGCCGTTGCTATATCTGTACCCTGCCAATTGGCAGATTCCCTAGAGCAATTACTGCAGTTTAAAAATGCAATATACGCCAAAAGGTTTAAGGGAAACCTTATACAAAAACTGAAGCTAAAACAGCAATTGTTTCCTGATCATATTTCAAATACCGATATTGAAAATATAAAAACCCTTAAAGATTTTGATGATATCTACACCAGTAGAGCACATGGTTTTAAAGATGCCTTGGACTACTACACACAAAGTAGCAGCTTACAGTTTCTAAAATATATAAAAGTGCCTACCCTAATCATCAATGCCTTAAACGATTCTTTTCTTGGTAAAGATTGTTATCCCATAAATACTGCTAAAAACAACAAGAATATATTTCTAGAAATGCCCAAATATGGTGGGCATGTGGGTTTTTATGGAAAAAACAACTTTACATACTCAGAAAAACGCACTTTAGAATTCTTGGATAGCATCACCTAA
- a CDS encoding acyl-CoA thioesterase, which produces MYFKDFEIRWSDVDANRHLANSAYINFMSHTRMAFLIEQGFDHKTMAIHEIGPVVFYEHVYYFKEAFPGKPIKVSLEIMGLSEDGKFFEFHHNFYNHKGENIARCEMMGAWIDLKTRKLTGLTEELLNKFSEIEKGEHFKVLTKEDSRKFMKIPKNL; this is translated from the coding sequence ATGTACTTTAAAGATTTTGAAATAAGATGGAGTGATGTAGATGCAAATAGGCATTTAGCAAACTCGGCATATATTAATTTCATGAGTCATACCCGTATGGCTTTTTTAATTGAACAAGGCTTTGATCATAAGACAATGGCAATTCATGAAATAGGACCAGTAGTTTTTTATGAACATGTATACTATTTTAAAGAGGCATTTCCTGGTAAGCCTATAAAGGTTTCATTAGAAATTATGGGTTTAAGCGAAGATGGTAAGTTCTTTGAATTTCATCATAACTTCTATAACCATAAAGGAGAGAATATTGCAAGGTGTGAGATGATGGGTGCTTGGATAGATTTGAAAACCCGAAAACTGACTGGGTTAACAGAAGAATTATTAAATAAATTCAGTGAAATAGAAAAAGGAGAGCATTTCAAAGTGCTTACAAAAGAAGACTCTAGAAAGTTCATGAAAATTCCTAAAAATTTATAG
- a CDS encoding NAD(P)H-dependent flavin oxidoreductase yields MADKPGFIKELSLPAVAAPMFLISGPQLVIECCKNGIVGTFPALNQRTSEGFEEWLVEIKSALKTYEEETGKKAAPFGVNLIVHPTNPRLEADIKLCVKHKVPLIITSLGAVSQVVDAIHSYGGLVFHDVIKKRHAQKAAEAGVDGLILVAAGAGGHAGTLNPMPFVAEIKKFFNKTILLSGCISTGRDIASALQMGADLAYMGTRFINTTESKATPEYRKMIIDAGASDVVYTASISGVHANFLAASLKAAGITEEDLKKDVKIDFGKELDTEAKAWKTIWSAGQGSALIEDSSSVAELVGNLKTEFKDAIEEQIKVLETYPK; encoded by the coding sequence ATGGCTGATAAACCTGGTTTTATAAAAGAATTGTCCCTTCCTGCTGTTGCAGCACCAATGTTTTTAATTTCTGGTCCACAACTGGTTATTGAATGTTGTAAAAATGGAATTGTTGGTACTTTTCCTGCCTTGAACCAAAGAACCAGTGAAGGGTTTGAAGAATGGTTAGTAGAAATTAAGTCTGCATTAAAAACCTATGAGGAAGAAACCGGAAAAAAAGCTGCTCCTTTTGGAGTTAACCTAATAGTACACCCAACAAACCCAAGATTAGAAGCTGACATTAAATTGTGCGTAAAACATAAAGTACCATTGATTATCACTTCTCTAGGTGCTGTTTCACAAGTTGTTGACGCCATTCATAGTTACGGCGGTTTAGTTTTTCATGATGTCATTAAAAAACGACATGCCCAGAAAGCTGCCGAAGCAGGTGTAGATGGGTTGATTCTTGTAGCTGCTGGTGCCGGTGGACATGCTGGTACGTTGAACCCAATGCCATTTGTTGCTGAAATAAAAAAATTCTTTAATAAAACCATTCTTCTTTCGGGCTGTATAAGTACTGGTAGAGACATAGCTTCTGCTTTACAAATGGGTGCGGACCTAGCCTATATGGGAACCCGTTTTATCAACACTACCGAAAGTAAAGCCACACCAGAATATCGTAAAATGATTATTGATGCCGGTGCAAGCGATGTAGTCTACACTGCATCTATTTCTGGTGTACATGCCAATTTTTTAGCAGCTAGTTTAAAAGCTGCAGGTATTACCGAAGAAGACCTTAAAAAAGATGTAAAGATTGATTTTGGCAAAGAGCTAGATACCGAGGCGAAAGCATGGAAAACCATTTGGTCCGCAGGTCAAGGTTCTGCCCTTATAGAGGATTCTTCATCTGTTGCAGAATTGGTTGGCAACCTTAAAACTGAATTTAAAGATGCTATTGAAGAGCAGATAAAGGTTCTAGAAACATACCCAAAGTAA
- the trxA gene encoding thioredoxin — translation MKASFSDIIGGEIPVLVDFFADWCGPCKTLAPILKDVKEDLGDDIKVVKIDVDKNQTLASKYQVRGVPTMILFKNGKQVWRQSGVIPKNDLLQIINSN, via the coding sequence ATGAAAGCATCATTTTCTGATATCATTGGTGGGGAAATTCCAGTATTAGTAGACTTTTTTGCAGACTGGTGCGGACCATGCAAAACTCTTGCCCCTATTCTTAAAGATGTGAAAGAAGATTTGGGTGACGATATTAAGGTAGTAAAGATCGATGTAGATAAAAATCAGACCTTAGCATCTAAATATCAAGTGAGAGGTGTGCCAACCATGATCCTATTTAAAAACGGCAAACAGGTATGGAGACAATCTGGAGTTATACCAAAGAATGATTTATTGCAAATAATAAATTCTAATTAA
- a CDS encoding DsbA family oxidoreductase, whose protein sequence is MKNDKIKIDIVSDVACPWCYVGKKRLESAIKQWDGTEIEVEWHPFQLDPSIPKEGLDRDTYLTNKFGSLDGPMEMTKRLEESGKAEGINFNFGKEWLAVNTLPLHQLLHVAGEEGFKDALKERFMRAYFDENLHLNDVDVLSNIMAEYDWTAEKTNRIINDDSIAYAVKQEIAHYQQRGVNSVPFFIINDKYGISGAQPPEAFLEAFKQIAPLKIIANGDSCDPNTGIC, encoded by the coding sequence ATGAAAAACGATAAAATAAAAATAGATATAGTTTCTGATGTAGCCTGCCCTTGGTGTTATGTAGGAAAGAAGCGATTAGAAAGTGCAATTAAACAATGGGATGGTACCGAAATTGAAGTAGAATGGCATCCTTTTCAGTTAGACCCCAGTATACCAAAAGAAGGTCTGGATAGAGATACCTATCTCACCAATAAATTTGGAAGTTTAGACGGACCCATGGAAATGACCAAACGCTTAGAAGAAAGTGGTAAAGCAGAAGGTATTAATTTTAACTTTGGAAAAGAGTGGTTAGCAGTTAACACCTTGCCATTACATCAGCTTTTACATGTAGCAGGAGAAGAAGGGTTTAAAGATGCTTTGAAAGAACGGTTCATGAGAGCTTATTTTGACGAGAACCTTCATTTGAACGATGTTGACGTTCTGAGCAATATTATGGCAGAATATGATTGGACTGCAGAAAAAACAAATCGTATTATAAATGATGACTCTATTGCTTATGCGGTAAAACAAGAAATAGCTCACTACCAACAACGTGGTGTAAACAGTGTTCCTTTTTTTATTATCAACGATAAATATGGCATTAGTGGAGCTCAACCCCCAGAAGCATTTTTAGAAGCCTTTAAACAAATTGCTCCTCTAAAAATCATAGCTAACGGTGATAGTTGCGACCCTAATACCGGAATTTGCTAA
- a CDS encoding GntR family transcriptional regulator, translated as MTKKLVPGQLITEHRLSHTLNIKDDTIPVVLLQLRQESLLVGSLDNGLTVRELSEQEIAEMFDCRMAIETMTVKLFTQNASQSKIDDLRNLLVPFEKGPQNAYVFYKIDRYFHEFIARNCGNRTLYELFKSAKILPFMDLVGLNRPLKTIMQEHLDIVSAMHQRDEEKAVRSIAVHLENSKRSHL; from the coding sequence GTGACCAAAAAATTGGTTCCCGGTCAATTAATAACCGAGCATAGGTTATCTCATACATTAAATATTAAAGACGATACCATACCGGTAGTATTGTTGCAGTTACGACAAGAAAGTTTGTTGGTGGGTAGTTTAGATAATGGTCTTACTGTAAGAGAATTGTCTGAACAGGAAATTGCGGAAATGTTCGATTGTCGAATGGCAATTGAAACAATGACCGTTAAGCTTTTTACTCAAAATGCTTCTCAATCAAAAATCGACGATTTAAGAAATTTATTGGTCCCCTTTGAAAAAGGACCACAAAATGCATATGTCTTTTATAAAATTGACAGATATTTTCATGAGTTTATTGCCAGAAATTGTGGAAATAGAACATTGTATGAATTGTTTAAATCTGCAAAAATTTTACCTTTTATGGATTTAGTGGGGTTAAATAGACCTCTAAAAACAATTATGCAAGAACATTTGGACATAGTATCTGCCATGCATCAACGAGATGAGGAAAAAGCGGTAAGGAGTATAGCCGTTCATCTAGAAAACAGTAAGAGGTCACACCTTTAA
- a CDS encoding lactonase family protein — protein MKYSIGFLLGVLGLIVVNSCKMEESENEEVLFVGTYTDNGSEGIYTFNLNTDTGELTNKSLTAKIKNPSYIAFSPDRNSLYAVSEVDDYKKDEGSITTFSVKDTTLIKVSEQSTYGANPCYVGVDVTGRLVAVANYTGGNVAVYNTLENGDLRNDPQIIDHKILDSTKTAHAHMAMFLNDKLVVTDLGLDKIRIYSETEEKFDSNEQEELVVAEGAGPRHFVTSKNGNFLYVINELNSTITVFKDVSGQFVELDKYNTVDATFKGGSYCADIHLSPDGKFLYGTNRGENTVVIFQVNETTGKLKLVGREPVKGDWPRNFVLDPSGKFVLVANQRSNNIVVFSRDEKNGTLTFVSQVDLPSPVCLKFY, from the coding sequence ATGAAATATAGTATCGGATTTTTGTTGGGCGTATTAGGTTTGATTGTGGTAAACAGTTGTAAGATGGAAGAATCAGAAAATGAAGAAGTTCTTTTTGTGGGAACATATACAGATAATGGAAGTGAAGGTATTTATACATTCAATTTAAATACTGATACAGGTGAATTGACGAACAAATCATTAACAGCGAAAATTAAGAATCCTTCTTATATAGCGTTTTCACCAGATAGAAATTCCTTATACGCAGTTAGCGAGGTAGACGATTATAAAAAAGATGAAGGTTCAATTACCACCTTTAGTGTAAAAGATACTACACTAATTAAGGTTAGCGAGCAATCTACTTATGGTGCCAACCCGTGTTATGTTGGTGTAGATGTAACTGGAAGGTTAGTTGCCGTTGCAAATTACACAGGAGGCAATGTGGCGGTATATAATACATTGGAAAATGGTGATTTAAGGAACGATCCTCAAATAATAGATCATAAAATTTTAGATTCGACCAAAACGGCACATGCTCACATGGCAATGTTCTTAAATGATAAGTTGGTCGTAACTGATTTGGGTCTTGATAAGATTAGGATATATAGCGAAACAGAAGAAAAGTTTGATTCTAATGAGCAAGAAGAATTAGTCGTTGCTGAAGGTGCTGGTCCAAGGCATTTTGTAACGTCCAAAAATGGAAATTTTCTTTATGTCATCAATGAGTTGAATTCAACGATAACTGTTTTTAAAGATGTTTCAGGGCAATTCGTTGAATTGGACAAATATAATACTGTTGATGCTACTTTTAAAGGGGGAAGTTATTGTGCGGATATTCATTTATCACCCGATGGTAAATTTCTGTATGGTACAAACAGAGGTGAGAACACCGTAGTTATATTTCAAGTAAATGAAACTACGGGTAAACTAAAGTTAGTAGGTAGGGAACCTGTAAAAGGAGATTGGCCTAGAAATTTTGTTTTAGATCCTTCTGGTAAATTTGTACTGGTGGCAAATCAACGAAGCAACAATATTGTTGTTTTTAGTAGAGATGAAAAAAATGGAACCCTAACTTTTGTAAGCCAGGTTGATTTGCCCAGTCCCGTATGTTTAAAATTCTATTAA
- a CDS encoding helix-turn-helix domain-containing protein produces MKVELETIEPATKSPFRLLHDPKLSHLFYWHFHPEYEIVYIEGANGTRHVGDHISEYEENDLVLIGSNIPHLNFDYGVKTTYREEVLHIKPSFKNTYVDPIPELQSLNRLLDLSRYGIAFHGNTKKEVGEMLKELHTLKPFEYFMAIMAILKRLSQSNEFQLLHKKPYKNRYSKKEQSRIRDIYALIDERYQGKISVDEVAKFCNLTKPAFCRYFKKATGSTFIEFLNQYRISQSKRMLLTGKNVSETCFECGFESLSYFNRTFKKVTGENPSAFKKRLQTH; encoded by the coding sequence ATGAAAGTTGAATTAGAAACCATTGAACCCGCAACAAAAAGTCCGTTCCGTTTGTTGCACGACCCTAAACTGAGTCATCTCTTTTATTGGCACTTTCACCCTGAATATGAAATCGTTTATATTGAAGGGGCAAACGGTACAAGACATGTGGGCGATCATATTTCCGAGTATGAAGAAAACGATCTTGTTCTCATTGGATCCAATATACCACATTTGAATTTTGACTATGGTGTAAAAACCACTTATAGAGAAGAGGTTTTACACATAAAACCCTCTTTTAAAAACACCTATGTAGACCCAATACCAGAATTACAAAGCCTGAATAGATTACTGGACCTATCAAGATATGGCATTGCCTTTCATGGAAATACAAAAAAAGAAGTAGGGGAAATGCTAAAAGAACTGCACACCCTTAAACCTTTTGAATATTTTATGGCCATTATGGCTATTCTTAAAAGACTTTCCCAAAGCAACGAGTTTCAACTACTACATAAGAAACCTTATAAAAATAGATACAGCAAAAAGGAACAAAGTAGAATTCGTGACATTTATGCATTGATCGATGAGCGCTACCAAGGAAAAATCTCTGTGGACGAGGTTGCCAAATTCTGCAACCTGACCAAACCGGCTTTTTGTCGTTACTTTAAAAAAGCCACAGGTAGTACATTTATTGAGTTTTTAAATCAATATCGAATTAGCCAATCTAAAAGAATGCTTTTAACAGGCAAAAACGTAAGTGAAACCTGTTTTGAATGTGGGTTTGAAAGCTTGTCCTATTTCAATAGAACTTTTAAGAAAGTAACAGGAGAAAA